A genomic segment from Vicinamibacterales bacterium encodes:
- a CDS encoding VWA domain-containing protein — MENVVVAALTTVAQTVAAEWAVFDLDGLQFWRRDTGRLALLAVVGSAALFLLIRSALSGKPGRHQIVLPALLRSVPGSRLAWTRHLPLVLFIAALPFALLALADPYSSLVVENVTYPGRRISLMIDASDSMQTSFKATTLNTRNEVQPAFFTTVAAAERFVQLRRKGRHRDLMALVEFGSRAYVITPFTSDYDNLLLSMALIGDPVEFSQFPESGTVIASALEESIEIFKAFNFLEASGNLMVIFTDGEDTTSIVHGRSLDDILKSAVDNKIPLFFVRTNYNKEFGDGIPDAKWQAAVEKTGGRYYVAKNEASLIAAVEDIDREAVGTIETRQYSSQQPRFILLALAAAALWTGAASLKLATPWFGKLP; from the coding sequence GTGGAGAACGTGGTGGTCGCGGCGCTGACGACCGTGGCCCAAACGGTGGCCGCCGAGTGGGCGGTGTTCGACCTGGACGGGCTCCAGTTCTGGCGCCGCGACACCGGACGCCTCGCGCTGCTCGCAGTGGTCGGGTCGGCCGCCTTGTTTCTGCTGATCCGGTCCGCCTTGAGCGGCAAGCCCGGCCGCCATCAGATCGTGCTGCCCGCCTTGCTCCGATCGGTGCCGGGCTCGCGCCTCGCCTGGACGCGCCATTTGCCTCTCGTCCTGTTCATCGCCGCCCTGCCGTTCGCGCTGCTGGCGCTGGCCGACCCGTACTCCTCGCTGGTGGTCGAGAACGTCACGTATCCCGGCCGGCGCATCAGCCTGATGATCGACGCCTCCGACAGCATGCAGACGTCCTTCAAGGCCACCACGCTCAACACCCGCAACGAGGTGCAGCCGGCGTTCTTCACGACCGTGGCCGCCGCCGAGCGCTTCGTCCAGCTCCGCCGCAAGGGGCGCCACCGCGACCTGATGGCCCTGGTCGAGTTCGGCAGCCGCGCCTACGTCATCACGCCGTTCACGAGCGACTACGACAACCTGCTGCTGAGCATGGCGCTGATCGGCGACCCGGTCGAGTTCTCGCAGTTCCCGGAGTCGGGCACCGTGATTGCCAGCGCGCTCGAAGAGAGCATCGAGATCTTCAAGGCCTTCAACTTTCTCGAGGCCTCGGGCAACCTGATGGTGATCTTCACCGACGGCGAAGACACCACCTCGATCGTCCACGGGCGGAGCCTCGACGACATCCTGAAGAGCGCCGTGGACAACAAGATCCCGCTGTTCTTCGTGCGAACGAACTACAACAAGGAGTTCGGCGACGGCATCCCCGACGCGAAGTGGCAGGCTGCGGTCGAGAAGACGGGCGGCCGCTACTACGTCGCCAAGAACGAGGCCAGCCTGATCGCCGCGGTCGAAGACATCGATCGGGAGGCCGTCGGCACGATCGAGACGCGACAGTATTCGAGCCAGCAGCCGCGCTTCATTCTGTTGGCGCTGGCGGCGGCCGCGTTGTGGACCGGCGCCGCGAGCCTCAAGCTCGCGACACCGTGGTTCGGGAAGTTACCGTAG
- a CDS encoding sigma-70 family RNA polymerase sigma factor, translating into MDEARAGRLYREANAGRWDLPRAVLVDALVRSAAKAFAGRIPSDGELDRYLRTLHLADLALACACAGGHEAAWDHFVAEFRPALYRAADAVDAHGGAREVADALYAELFGVKERDGDRQSLFRYFHGRSSLSTWLRTLVAQRFVDRIRERRRLDPLPEETSPVAIAAKPAAPDPDRPRFSAAMRAALGLAIAALAPRDRLRLGCYYAQEMTLAQIGRLTGEHEATVSRHLTRTRRAIRDEVERQLREHNGFGDREISECFASVSADAGPMNLDDWLPPDGARKKPGADRSNPEDPS; encoded by the coding sequence ATGGATGAGGCACGGGCCGGGCGCCTGTATCGGGAGGCCAATGCCGGCCGGTGGGACCTGCCACGCGCCGTGCTGGTGGACGCCTTGGTACGAAGCGCGGCCAAGGCGTTTGCCGGCCGAATTCCTTCGGATGGGGAACTCGATCGATACCTGCGGACCTTGCACCTGGCCGACCTGGCCCTGGCCTGCGCGTGTGCCGGCGGCCACGAGGCCGCGTGGGACCACTTCGTCGCCGAGTTCAGGCCCGCGTTGTACCGCGCCGCCGACGCCGTGGACGCACACGGCGGCGCGCGCGAAGTCGCCGACGCCCTCTACGCCGAACTCTTCGGCGTCAAGGAGCGCGATGGCGACCGGCAATCCCTCTTCCGCTACTTCCATGGCCGAAGCAGCCTCAGCACCTGGCTGCGTACCCTGGTGGCGCAACGCTTCGTCGATCGCATCCGCGAGAGGCGGCGCCTCGATCCGCTCCCTGAGGAGACGTCGCCGGTTGCCATCGCCGCCAAGCCGGCCGCGCCAGACCCCGATCGGCCGCGTTTCTCGGCGGCGATGCGCGCCGCGCTCGGACTCGCCATCGCCGCGCTGGCGCCGCGCGATCGCCTGCGCCTCGGCTGCTACTATGCGCAAGAGATGACGCTCGCGCAGATTGGCCGGCTCACGGGGGAGCACGAAGCGACCGTGTCGCGCCATCTCACGCGCACCCGGCGCGCGATCCGGGATGAGGTGGAGCGACAGCTGCGCGAACATAACGGGTTCGGCGACCGCGAGATTTCAGAGTGCTTTGCCAGCGTATCGGCTGACGCGGGGCCGATGAATCTCGACGATTGGCTGCCGCCGGATGGCGCCCGCAAGAAGCCCGGCGCGGATCGTTCTAACCCTGAGGACCCCTCGTGA
- a CDS encoding ABC transporter ATP-binding protein: MSASTPPVVRVAGMRKTYGRTVAVDEVSFDVADGEIFGLIGPNGAGKTTTMECVEGLRQPDRGSISVLGLDPFRDAYQLQERVGVQLQQAHLQKRIKVWEAVHLWASLYRRPVSDGDRLLEQLGLADKRNAWFMTLSGGQQQRLFIALALINDPEVVFLDELTTGLDPQSRRTIWDLVRGIRARGKTVFMTTHLMEEAERLCDRVAIIEHGRIIDIDTPPRLVDRHCPGRSVVLVTRDPAAEACFGALPHVDEVLRADAEFTIHGRGDGFVTEVIQCLAEHQIRVSDFRTVLPSLEDVFLKLTGHSIRD; this comes from the coding sequence ATGAGCGCGTCCACGCCGCCGGTCGTCCGGGTCGCCGGAATGCGGAAGACCTACGGCCGGACGGTCGCGGTTGACGAGGTGTCGTTCGACGTCGCCGACGGCGAGATCTTCGGCCTGATCGGACCCAACGGCGCCGGCAAGACCACCACCATGGAGTGCGTGGAAGGGCTGCGCCAGCCCGATCGCGGCTCCATCTCGGTGCTCGGCCTCGACCCGTTTCGCGACGCCTACCAGCTGCAGGAGCGCGTCGGCGTGCAGCTCCAGCAGGCCCACCTGCAGAAGCGCATCAAGGTGTGGGAAGCGGTCCACCTCTGGGCCTCACTCTATAGACGACCGGTCAGCGACGGCGACCGGCTGCTCGAGCAGCTGGGCCTCGCCGACAAGCGCAACGCGTGGTTCATGACCCTCTCTGGAGGCCAGCAGCAGCGGTTGTTCATCGCGCTGGCGCTCATCAACGATCCGGAAGTGGTGTTCCTCGACGAATTGACCACCGGCCTCGATCCGCAGTCGCGCCGCACCATCTGGGATCTGGTGCGTGGCATCCGGGCCCGCGGCAAGACCGTGTTCATGACCACGCACCTCATGGAAGAGGCCGAGCGGCTGTGCGACCGCGTCGCCATCATCGAGCACGGGCGCATCATCGACATCGACACGCCGCCACGGCTCGTGGACCGGCATTGCCCCGGGCGGTCCGTGGTCCTGGTGACGCGGGACCCAGCCGCCGAGGCGTGCTTTGGCGCGCTCCCGCACGTGGACGAAGTGCTGCGCGCCGACGCCGAGTTCACGATTCACGGGCGGGGCGACGGCTTCGTCACCGAGGTGATCCAGTGCCTCGCCGAGCACCAGATTCGCGTCAGCGACTTCCGCACCGTGTTGCCCAGCCTCGAGGACGTGTTCCTCAAGCTGACCGGCCACTCGATTCGCGACTAG
- a CDS encoding dipeptidase, producing the protein MNRLASFAAALFLFVTLADPRPSAQAGADAALIAKARAIHERVITLDTHDDIDPDNFTRQKNYTQRLETQVNLPKMMEGGLDASFFIVYVGQGPLTPEGYDGAYKQAVAKFDAVHHLTREIAADQIELALTAADVPRIAKSGKKVALIGIENAYSLGTDIKRVKEFHDRGGRYLSLAHNGHSQFADSNTGERDGKWLHNGLSELGKQAIAEMNKWGVMVDLSHPSKAANMQAMALSKAPVIASHSAARALADHSRNMDDEQLMALKKNGGVIQTVAFASYVKINKPDSPERAAAIAALRKEFGLGMPGGGPAGGTGGGGRGGLNAMSPEQRAKYDARMAEIDKKTPGDPRATVADFVNHIDYLVKKIGLEHVGISSDFDGGGGVTGWNGADETFNVTLELVRRGYTEEQIGKIWSGNLLRVMADVERVARQIQAGQK; encoded by the coding sequence ATGAACCGCCTTGCTTCATTCGCCGCCGCCCTCTTTTTGTTCGTGACCCTGGCCGATCCGCGGCCCTCGGCCCAGGCCGGCGCCGACGCCGCGCTGATCGCCAAGGCCCGGGCCATTCACGAGCGCGTGATCACGCTCGACACGCACGACGACATTGACCCCGACAACTTCACGCGGCAGAAGAACTACACCCAGCGGCTCGAGACCCAGGTCAACCTGCCGAAGATGATGGAGGGCGGGCTCGACGCCTCTTTCTTCATCGTCTACGTCGGCCAGGGGCCGCTGACGCCCGAAGGCTACGACGGCGCCTACAAGCAGGCGGTGGCCAAGTTCGACGCCGTGCATCACCTCACCAGGGAGATCGCCGCCGACCAGATCGAGCTGGCGCTCACCGCCGCGGATGTGCCCCGCATCGCGAAGTCCGGCAAGAAGGTTGCCCTCATCGGCATCGAGAACGCCTACTCGCTCGGCACCGACATCAAGCGTGTGAAGGAGTTCCACGATCGCGGCGGCCGCTACCTGTCGCTCGCGCACAACGGCCACAGCCAGTTCGCCGACTCGAACACCGGCGAGCGCGACGGCAAGTGGCTGCACAACGGCCTGAGCGAGCTCGGCAAGCAGGCGATCGCCGAGATGAACAAGTGGGGCGTCATGGTGGACCTTTCGCACCCGTCGAAGGCCGCCAACATGCAGGCGATGGCGCTGTCGAAGGCGCCGGTCATCGCCTCGCACTCCGCGGCGCGCGCGCTCGCCGACCACAGCCGTAACATGGACGATGAGCAGCTGATGGCGCTGAAGAAGAACGGCGGCGTCATCCAGACCGTGGCGTTTGCGAGCTACGTGAAGATCAACAAGCCCGACTCGCCCGAGCGCGCCGCGGCGATCGCGGCGCTGCGCAAGGAGTTCGGCCTCGGCATGCCCGGTGGCGGCCCCGCTGGCGGCACGGGCGGCGGCGGACGCGGTGGCCTCAACGCGATGTCGCCCGAGCAGCGCGCCAAGTACGATGCGCGCATGGCGGAGATCGACAAGAAGACCCCCGGTGACCCGCGCGCCACCGTGGCCGACTTCGTCAACCACATCGACTACCTCGTGAAGAAGATCGGCCTCGAGCACGTCGGCATCTCGTCGGACTTCGACGGCGGCGGCGGCGTCACCGGCTGGAACGGCGCCGACGAGACCTTCAACGTCACGCTGGAACTGGTGCGCCGCGGCTACACCGAGGAACAGATCGGCAAGATCTGGAGCGGCAACCTGCTGCGGGTGATGGCTGACGTCGAGCGGGTGGCCAGGCAGATACAGGCCGGCCAGAAGTAG
- a CDS encoding VWA domain-containing protein — protein sequence MVEGLQFGAPHFLWLLAAPAFLLVAWVWRLVRRWSDLRHLRERRTIPVRERFGLAGDLPFWLCLILATTSVIVAVARPQGVTTIVGRAGIDIVILQDGSASMHVTDVVGESSAGPATRWQRAMAFLRLLGDSLSWNDDRLALTVFAHIATPQIRLTRDPNTVFFFLDHLSGRSPFRLEDDTTWDTNLEQGIAWGLRLLEKDREIHGPSPNAKMFVMISDGESWSGEVARSIELAGQAHVPLYVIGVGTLSGGMLPVSVNADGEEEPSPGRSRLDRPSLQRIAAAGGGQYFELDRDADRDIANAIIDAGRRQAPTTTEEGQVQELYWRFLAAGVALAAASIVFLREPVELGLQLAGALLAAVGLLRFLW from the coding sequence GTGGTCGAAGGCCTGCAATTCGGCGCGCCGCATTTTCTGTGGCTGCTGGCCGCGCCGGCGTTCCTGCTGGTGGCGTGGGTGTGGCGCCTCGTGCGCCGGTGGTCGGACCTTCGTCACTTGCGCGAGCGGCGAACCATTCCGGTGCGCGAGCGGTTCGGCCTCGCCGGTGATCTGCCGTTCTGGCTTTGCCTCATTCTCGCCACCACCAGCGTCATTGTCGCCGTCGCCCGCCCCCAGGGCGTGACCACCATCGTCGGCCGCGCCGGCATCGACATCGTCATTTTGCAGGACGGGTCGGCGTCGATGCACGTCACCGACGTCGTCGGCGAGTCGTCAGCGGGCCCCGCGACTCGCTGGCAGCGCGCCATGGCCTTCCTCCGCCTGCTGGGCGACTCGCTCAGCTGGAATGACGACCGCCTGGCGCTGACGGTGTTCGCGCACATCGCCACGCCGCAGATCCGCCTGACGCGCGACCCGAACACGGTGTTCTTCTTCCTCGATCACCTAAGCGGCCGCTCGCCGTTCCGGCTCGAAGATGACACGACGTGGGACACCAACCTGGAACAGGGCATTGCCTGGGGCCTGCGCCTGCTCGAGAAAGACCGGGAGATTCACGGTCCGTCGCCCAACGCGAAGATGTTCGTGATGATCTCCGACGGCGAATCGTGGAGCGGCGAGGTGGCGCGCTCGATCGAGCTGGCGGGGCAGGCGCACGTGCCGCTCTATGTGATCGGCGTCGGCACGCTGTCGGGCGGGATGTTGCCGGTCAGCGTGAACGCCGACGGCGAGGAAGAGCCGTCGCCGGGCCGCTCGCGCCTCGACCGCCCGTCGCTGCAACGCATTGCCGCCGCCGGCGGCGGCCAGTATTTCGAGCTCGATCGGGACGCCGATCGCGACATTGCCAACGCCATCATCGATGCCGGCCGCCGGCAGGCGCCGACCACGACCGAAGAAGGACAGGTGCAGGAGTTGTACTGGCGGTTCCTGGCCGCCGGTGTCGCCCTCGCGGCGGCCAGCATCGTCTTTCTGCGGGAGCCGGTGGAACTGGGCCTGCAGTTGGCGGGGGCGTTGCTGGCTGCCGTAGGGCTTCTGCGCTTTCTCTGGTAG
- a CDS encoding MoxR family ATPase — protein sequence MHAELQEAIDFHLAVIAEGSKALVGYDIAKAVANVVLLSEIPTTYDKRTERQVNAGNLLLRGVPGVGKTFFGVILSAISDAKFARIQGRADLQPTEVVGFQMINPSTGELVTEFGPMAAAEVILLDEINRIPLKSQSAFLEALQDRTITVGKTTYELPAFSFAIATMNPVELGQGTFPLSEAATDRFAVMVNIGYLPPEEEEKLVNFDFKHVTLNPLLSKQRIIQLRAVINQGVFLHDRLGRYIQRLVAATRPYNTDTDWHHHSPSELVERGVDLGASPRAIICWSRLAKVWALLQHHRAEVYPEDIQELAPFVLGHRIWLGPHAAAHGLTAEAVIRDVIDQVPVP from the coding sequence GTGCACGCGGAACTCCAGGAAGCCATCGACTTCCACCTCGCAGTAATCGCGGAAGGCAGCAAGGCGCTGGTCGGCTACGACATCGCAAAAGCGGTCGCCAACGTCGTCCTGCTCTCCGAAATCCCGACGACCTACGACAAGCGCACCGAGCGCCAGGTCAATGCCGGCAACCTGTTGCTGCGGGGCGTGCCGGGCGTCGGCAAGACGTTCTTTGGCGTCATCCTGTCGGCCATCAGTGACGCCAAGTTCGCCCGCATCCAGGGCCGCGCCGACCTGCAGCCGACCGAAGTGGTCGGCTTCCAGATGATCAACCCGTCCACCGGGGAACTGGTGACGGAGTTCGGGCCGATGGCCGCCGCGGAAGTCATCCTGCTCGACGAAATCAACCGCATTCCGCTCAAGTCGCAGAGCGCCTTCCTGGAGGCGTTGCAGGACCGCACGATCACGGTCGGCAAGACCACCTACGAGCTGCCGGCGTTCAGCTTCGCCATTGCCACCATGAACCCGGTGGAGCTGGGGCAGGGCACCTTTCCACTCTCGGAAGCGGCCACCGACCGGTTTGCGGTCATGGTCAACATCGGCTACCTGCCTCCCGAAGAGGAGGAGAAGCTGGTCAACTTCGACTTCAAGCACGTCACGCTCAACCCGTTGCTGTCGAAGCAGCGCATCATCCAGTTGCGCGCGGTGATCAACCAGGGCGTGTTCCTCCACGACCGGCTCGGCCGCTACATCCAGAGGCTGGTGGCGGCGACGCGTCCGTACAACACCGACACCGACTGGCATCACCATTCGCCCTCGGAGCTGGTGGAGCGCGGCGTCGACCTCGGCGCCTCGCCACGCGCCATCATCTGCTGGAGCCGTCTCGCCAAGGTCTGGGCGTTGCTGCAGCACCACCGCGCCGAGGTCTACCCGGAAGACATCCAGGAACTCGCCCCGTTCGTGCTCGGCCACCGCATCTGGCTCGGACCGCATGCGGCGGCCCATGGGCTCACGGCGGAGGCCGTGATTCGCGACGTGATCGACCAGGTGCCGGTGCCATGA
- a CDS encoding matrixin family metalloprotease: MIRRWCVPLAALALVLVAADRSPAYWYDGPRWAGNPVMSLQLGSISNGVTLIDGSTTWGQPAESAMAIWNQYMDTVQFRVIRDSTASTGLGNGVNNVFWSSSIYGRSWESYAGYCLWRSSGSAITEADVIMNNQLSWNSYRGNVRSGTVDFRRLVMHEFGHVIGLNHPNDHGQSVNAVMNSAPGNTDTVTADDISGAQFLYSYGGTGSVSFPARNESFDFRNQLESKYRDGLRRGNSNTFVDREGDIVWISEYYRYRVNGCSHGQAQTRVFAQIDNTGTYGVCGTASSGTIAFPPRNEALDFRVGLEAKYRDDLRRGTTQTAVDNEGDVVWIQEYLRYRVNSCSHAVAIDKVFAQIDGRGVQPVCR; the protein is encoded by the coding sequence ATGATCCGCCGCTGGTGCGTTCCCCTGGCCGCGCTCGCCCTGGTCCTGGTCGCCGCGGACCGTTCGCCGGCGTATTGGTACGACGGCCCGCGATGGGCCGGCAACCCGGTGATGTCGCTGCAACTGGGCTCGATCAGCAACGGCGTGACCCTCATCGACGGCTCCACCACCTGGGGCCAGCCGGCTGAGTCCGCGATGGCGATCTGGAACCAGTACATGGACACCGTCCAGTTCCGGGTGATCCGCGACTCCACCGCCTCGACCGGCCTCGGCAACGGCGTCAACAACGTCTTCTGGTCGTCGTCGATCTACGGCCGATCGTGGGAGTCGTACGCCGGCTACTGCCTGTGGCGATCGAGCGGCAGCGCGATCACCGAAGCCGACGTGATCATGAACAATCAGCTGTCGTGGAATTCGTATCGCGGCAACGTGCGCTCGGGGACCGTCGACTTCCGCCGCCTCGTGATGCACGAGTTCGGGCACGTGATTGGCCTCAACCATCCCAACGATCACGGGCAAAGCGTGAACGCGGTGATGAACTCGGCGCCGGGCAACACCGACACGGTCACCGCCGACGACATCTCGGGGGCGCAGTTCCTGTATTCATACGGCGGTACCGGAAGCGTATCTTTCCCCGCGCGCAACGAGTCGTTTGATTTCCGCAACCAGCTCGAATCCAAGTACCGAGACGGCCTTCGCCGGGGCAACTCCAACACCTTCGTCGACCGCGAAGGCGACATCGTCTGGATTTCGGAGTACTACCGGTACCGCGTCAACGGGTGCTCGCACGGCCAGGCGCAGACGCGGGTCTTCGCGCAGATCGACAATACCGGCACCTACGGCGTGTGCGGCACGGCCTCGTCCGGCACCATCGCGTTCCCCCCTCGCAATGAAGCCCTGGACTTCCGGGTCGGCCTCGAAGCGAAATATCGGGACGACTTGCGGCGCGGCACCACCCAGACGGCTGTTGACAACGAAGGCGACGTCGTCTGGATCCAGGAGTACCTGCGCTACCGGGTGAACAGCTGCAGCCATGCCGTGGCCATCGACAAGGTGTTCGCCCAGATCGATGGGCGGGGCGTACAACCGGTCTGCCGTTAG
- a CDS encoding M28 family peptidase — MRPREVTVLKRVLIAICLIATVSLAAQQRAPQNESIRQEDLRADLFFLAGDAMRGRLTDTVENRATGDYIRSRFERLGLKPAGAGNSYFQNYNLMTATLGEGNALAVTGGGGGARRYRHGQEFYPQRFGASGQVTAPVVFTGFGIGAPRWRHDDYNGDVKGKIVLVLDHEPGERDPDSPFEGVVTAEPAAAWRKALAAQEKGAAAILFVSDIHNHPGTANFEQTARNVWPEARPHLRTFTLAAWADRIHIPAAQISPALAASLVAGTGKTLAELGKAAEAARGFTPLPLPGVEIELTTAVDRHTIPDRNVVALLEGSDPKLKDEWVIVSAHFDHNGDQVFAGADDNGSGTVALLEIADAYALAAQQGRRPRRSILFAAWNSEERGLLGAWAYTEEPLAPLTTIAAVLNMDMIGRNEEVQVGGGARFNGFEVQSAESNSNTLNVMGFARTPDLSAAIDKANAGISLELKRRYDNNLSNLVRRSDQWPFLQRGVPALGFMTGLHPDYHTVYDRPEKINYVKMEKIARLIHQASWDLANADSRPKPVAP; from the coding sequence ATGCGCCCCCGGGAGGTCACCGTGCTGAAACGCGTGCTCATCGCCATCTGTTTGATTGCCACTGTCTCGCTGGCGGCCCAGCAGCGGGCGCCGCAGAACGAGTCCATTCGCCAGGAGGACCTGCGCGCCGACCTGTTCTTCCTGGCCGGGGATGCGATGCGTGGCCGGTTGACCGACACGGTCGAGAACCGCGCCACCGGCGACTACATCCGGTCCCGGTTTGAACGGCTTGGCCTCAAGCCCGCCGGGGCCGGCAATTCCTACTTCCAGAACTACAACCTGATGACCGCCACGCTCGGCGAGGGCAATGCGTTGGCGGTGACGGGGGGAGGCGGCGGCGCGCGCCGGTATCGGCACGGGCAGGAGTTCTATCCCCAGCGGTTCGGCGCGAGCGGACAGGTCACCGCGCCGGTGGTGTTCACCGGCTTCGGCATCGGCGCGCCCAGGTGGCGGCACGACGACTACAACGGCGACGTCAAGGGCAAGATCGTGCTCGTGCTCGACCACGAGCCCGGCGAGCGCGACCCCGACAGTCCGTTCGAAGGAGTCGTCACCGCGGAGCCGGCGGCGGCGTGGCGCAAGGCGCTGGCCGCGCAAGAGAAGGGGGCGGCGGCCATCCTGTTCGTGAGCGACATCCACAACCATCCGGGGACCGCCAACTTCGAGCAGACGGCGCGCAACGTCTGGCCCGAGGCGCGGCCGCACCTGCGCACGTTCACCCTCGCCGCCTGGGCGGATCGCATTCACATTCCCGCGGCGCAGATCTCCCCCGCTCTGGCAGCGTCGCTCGTCGCCGGCACCGGGAAGACGCTGGCGGAACTGGGCAAGGCGGCGGAGGCGGCGCGCGGCTTCACGCCGTTGCCGCTACCGGGCGTCGAGATCGAGCTGACCACCGCCGTCGATCGGCACACCATCCCCGACCGCAACGTGGTCGCGCTGCTCGAAGGCAGCGATCCCAAACTCAAGGACGAATGGGTGATCGTCTCGGCGCACTTCGATCACAACGGCGACCAGGTCTTCGCCGGCGCCGACGACAACGGCTCCGGCACCGTGGCGCTGCTCGAGATCGCGGATGCCTACGCGCTGGCGGCGCAGCAGGGCCGCCGCCCGCGCCGCAGCATCCTGTTCGCGGCGTGGAACTCGGAAGAGCGCGGGCTGCTCGGCGCGTGGGCCTACACCGAGGAACCGCTGGCGCCGCTGACCACGATTGCGGCGGTGCTCAACATGGACATGATCGGCCGCAACGAAGAGGTGCAGGTGGGCGGCGGTGCGCGCTTCAACGGCTTCGAGGTGCAGAGCGCGGAGTCGAACAGCAACACGCTCAACGTGATGGGCTTTGCGCGCACGCCCGACCTGTCGGCGGCGATCGACAAGGCGAACGCCGGCATCAGCCTCGAGCTCAAGCGCCGCTACGACAACAACCTGTCGAACCTGGTCCGCCGCAGCGACCAGTGGCCGTTCCTGCAGCGCGGCGTGCCGGCGCTGGGGTTCATGACCGGGCTTCATCCCGACTATCACACCGTCTACGACCGGCCGGAGAAGATCAACTACGTGAAGATGGAGAAGATCGCGCGGCTGATTCACCAGGCGAGCTGGGATCTCGCCAACGCGGATTCGCGGCCCAAGCCGGTCGCGCCGTAG
- a CDS encoding STAS domain-containing protein, whose translation MQITERTIGDITVLDLQGKLTIDDGATLLRDKVASVVFQGRNKVLLNLAGVGYMDSGGLGELVRCSMAAQKANGAVKLVNLTSRITDLLTITKLLTVFDTYDSEEKALAGFTA comes from the coding sequence ATGCAGATCACTGAGCGCACGATTGGCGACATCACCGTCCTGGATCTCCAGGGCAAGCTAACGATTGACGATGGCGCGACGTTGCTGCGCGACAAGGTGGCGAGCGTCGTGTTCCAGGGCCGGAACAAGGTCCTGCTGAACCTGGCCGGGGTCGGCTACATGGATAGCGGCGGCCTGGGCGAACTGGTCCGCTGCTCGATGGCCGCCCAGAAGGCCAACGGCGCGGTCAAGCTCGTCAACCTGACCAGCCGCATCACCGACCTGCTGACCATCACCAAGCTGCTCACCGTGTTCGACACCTACGACTCGGAAGAGAAGGCGCTGGCCGGCTTCACCGCCTGA
- a CDS encoding ABC transporter permease: MLRGLLQLTWLEIKIFLREPLGAIGTLVMPVAVFLIAGRALNRGGTGAPSPANLAFMQAGLPVLAALFISMSAVISLVTVVSIYRESGILKRLRATPLRPPTILTAHVLVKLVFTAFSLVLMTLAGRRYYPVGLDVPLIGFGAALLLSTLSLLSIGFVIAAIVPTARFAQPIGALTFYPMIALSGLFAPVDALPAGLQTVARLLPVTYVVSLLRGIWTGEPWSAHLGDIAVLLVVGVACTALSSRVFRWE, from the coding sequence ATGCTGCGTGGACTCCTGCAACTCACCTGGCTGGAAATCAAGATCTTCCTGCGCGAGCCGCTGGGGGCGATCGGGACGCTGGTGATGCCGGTGGCCGTCTTCCTGATCGCGGGCCGCGCCCTGAACCGGGGTGGCACCGGAGCGCCCTCGCCGGCCAACCTGGCCTTCATGCAGGCCGGCCTGCCGGTATTGGCCGCGCTGTTCATTTCCATGAGCGCCGTCATCTCCCTGGTGACGGTCGTCTCCATCTATCGCGAGAGCGGCATCCTGAAGCGCCTCCGCGCCACGCCGCTGCGGCCGCCGACCATCCTGACCGCGCACGTGCTGGTCAAGCTGGTGTTCACGGCGTTCTCGCTGGTGCTGATGACGCTGGCCGGCAGGCGCTACTACCCGGTCGGCCTCGACGTGCCCCTGATCGGATTTGGCGCGGCGCTGCTGCTGAGCACCCTGTCGTTGCTCTCCATCGGGTTCGTGATCGCGGCCATCGTCCCCACCGCGCGCTTCGCGCAGCCGATCGGCGCGCTGACGTTCTACCCGATGATCGCGCTCTCGGGCCTGTTCGCGCCGGTGGACGCGCTCCCCGCGGGGCTGCAAACGGTGGCGCGGTTGCTGCCCGTCACCTACGTGGTGTCGTTGTTGCGGGGCATCTGGACGGGCGAGCCATGGTCGGCGCACCTCGGCGACATCGCCGTGCTCCTCGTGGTGGGCGTGGCGTGCACGGCGCTGTCGTCCCGCGTGTTTCGCTGGGAATGA